A single genomic interval of Spinacia oleracea cultivar Varoflay chromosome 6, BTI_SOV_V1, whole genome shotgun sequence harbors:
- the LOC110801552 gene encoding probable ethylene response sensor 1, producing MESCDCIYPLWQDELLVKYQYLSDIFIALAYFSIPLELIYFVQKSAFFPYRWVLMQFGAFIVLCGATHLINLWTFSMHTKTVAIVMTIAKMSTAAVSCVTALMLVHIIPDLLSVKTREMFLRNRAEELDREMGLILTQEETGRHVRMLTHEIRSTLDRHTILKTTLVELGRTLDLEECTLWMPSQTGMTMRLSHTLNHSMVVGSTVSINLPFIAEIFNNSGAVRIPHSCPLVRTRPAAGRYAPPDVVAVRVPLLHHSNFQINDWPDVSAKTYAVMVLVSPTDGVRKFRDHELELVEVVADQVAVALSHAAILEESMRARDQLMEQNVALDLARREAEMAIRARNDFLAVMNHEMRIPMHAIIALSSILLGTELTPEQRVMLEIILKSSNLLSTLISDVLDLSKLEDGSLELDTATFNLHGVFREVIHLIKPVASIKKLSLTFGLAPEVPVCAFGDEKRLMQTILNVVGNAVKFTKEGYISVTASVARPESLRDWRASDFYPVMGDGHFYLRVQVKDSGCGINPQDLPLLFNKFTQFNRNSGGVGIGLAICKRFVSLMGGQIWVESEGPEKGTIATFLVKLGMCNNPSDALVQQVVLEGHTEQGSTEYLANNDGINSTFPYYERSF from the exons ATGGAGTCATGTGACTGCATTTATCCACTGTGGCAAGATGAACTCCTAGTGAAATACCAATATCTATCGGACATTTTTATTGCCCTAGCATATTTCTCCATCCCTTTGGAGCTGATTTATTTTGTACAGAAGTCAGCATTCTTCCCATATAGATGGGTGCTCATGCAATTTGGTGCATTCATTGTTCTATGCGGGGCGACACATCTTATAAATTTGTGGACATTCTCTATGCACACAAAAACAGTTGCTATAGTGATGACCATTGCGAAAATGTCTACTGCTGCTGTATCATGTGTAACAGCTTTGATGCTTGTTCATATTATTCCTGACTTATTAAGTGTAAAAACAAGGGAAATGTTTCTGAGGAATAGGGCTGAGGAGCTTGACAGGGAGATGGGTCTTATCCTTACCCAAGAAGAAACCGGAAGGCATGTTAGAATGCTAACTCATGAGATCAGAAGCACACTTGATAGACACACAATTCTGAAAACTACTCTTGTTGAGTTGGGTCGGACACTTGATCTAGAAGAGTGTACATTATGGATGCCATCACAAACTGGCATGACTATGAGACTTTCTCACACTTTGAACCACTCAATGGTAGTTGGATCTACTGTTTCAATTAATCTTCCTTTTATTGCTGAAATTTTCAACAACAGTGGAGCAGTGAGAATACCACATTCATGTCCACTAGTGAGGACTAGGCCAGCTGCAGGAAGATATGCTCCCCCTGATGTTGTTGCTGTTCGGGTTCCTCTTTTACATcattcaaatttccaaattaaTGACTGGCCAGATGTCTCAGCTAAAACCTATGCGGTGATGGTTCTGGTTTCCCCCACTGATGGAGTTAGGAAATTTCGGGATCATGAGCTGGAGCTAGTCGAAGTTGTTGCAGACCAG GTAGCTGTTGCTCTTTCTCACGCTGCTATTTTGGAAGAATCTATGAGAGCTCGTGATCAGCTTATGGAACAGAATGTTGCTTTGGATTTGGCTCGACGAGAGGCTGAGATGGCAATTCGTGCTCGTAATGATTTCCTGGCAGTGATGAACCATGAGATGAGGATACCGATGCATGCTATAATCGCCTTATCATCTATTCTTTTGGGGACTGAGTTAACACCTGAACAGAGAGTAATGTTAGAAATTATACTCAAGAGTAGCAACCTGTTGTCGACATTGATAAGTGATGTGCTTGATCTTTCTAAACTAGAAGACGGTAGCTTAGAGTTGGACACTGCCACATTCAACCTTCATGGGGTTTTCAGAGAG GTGATTCATTTGATAAAGCCTGTTGCATCCATAAAGAAGTTATCCCTGACATTCGGCCTGGCTCCAGAGGTGCCTGTTTGTGCCTTCGGCGATGAAAAGCGGCTGATGCAAACAATTTTGAATGTTGTTGGTAATGCAGTAAAATTTACAAAGGAAGGTTATATTTCAGTTACTGCATCGGTTGCTAGACCAGAATCTTTGAGAGATTGGCGAGCTTCCGACTTTTACCCTGTCATGGGTGATGGTCACTTCTATTTGAGAGTGCAG GTTAAAGATTCAGGATGTGGTATTAACCCGCAGGATCTTCCTCTACTATTCAATAAGTTTACTCAGTTCAACAGAAACAGCGGTGGTGTTGGTATTGGACTTGCTATCTGTAAAAG GTTTGTAAGTCTGATGGGTGGTCAAATTTGGGTTGAAAGCGAAGGCCCGGAAAAGGGAACCATAGCAACATTTCTTGTCAAACTTGGGATGTGCAATAATCCAAGTGATGCCTTAGTTCAACAGGTTGTACTTGAAGGGCACACAGAGCAAGGGAGTACAGAGTATTTAGCCAATAATGATGGCATCAATTCAACCTTTCCATACTACGAAAGAAGTTTCTGA